The Triticum aestivum cultivar Chinese Spring chromosome 3A, IWGSC CS RefSeq v2.1, whole genome shotgun sequence genome includes a region encoding these proteins:
- the LOC123063089 gene encoding probable histone acetyltransferase HAC-like 1 isoform X1: MDARQTAQVNQVVGAVGMPPPQSQTQDAWVDPQFVMMRSSIRDKIFEYIGRKQTSADWRRRLPELARRLEEILFRKYPSKAEYYNMMKQQIEPHLQFAIKQLSAQNQQRQQNQQLSRQIASSPGYGTMILTPGITQGASETSRMSYVTGNIGPSSSGAGMVPLNANMGEAPDQHVNTLLSLGMNPTHQDHPRASSNNLMVDTVDTPATNRFLKSRAPLKEIRKEPKFSCPVCMNELVDASSTICGHIFCQKCIQASIQAQSKCPTCRRTLTMNSFHRVYLPTMD; encoded by the exons ATGGACGCGCGTCAGACTGCGCAGGTGAATCAGGTCGTCGGCGCCGTCGGGATGCCGCCGCCGCAAAGCCAGACGCAGGACGCGTGGGTCGATCCCCAGTTCGTTATGATGCGCAGCAGCATCCGAGACAAGAT ATTCGAGTATATAGGAAGGAAGCAAACCTCGGCTGATTGGCGGAGGAGGTTACCCGAGCTCGCGAGGAGGCTTGAGGAAATCTTGTTTAGAAAATACCCAAGCAAG GCGGAGTACTACAATATGATGAAGCAGCAAATTGAGCCGCACTTGCAGTTTGCTATCAAGCAGTTGAGTGCTCAGAACCAACAACGACAACAGAACCAACAATTGTCAAGACAGATAGCATCTTCCCCTGGCTATGGGACGATGATTCTGACACCTGGTATCACACAAGGCGCAAGTGAAACTTCTAGAATGTCTTATGTGACAGGCAATATTGGCCCTTCGTCATCTGGTGCAGGCATGGTTCCTCTGAACGCCAACATGG GGGAAGCTCCTGATCAGCATGTGAACACACTGCTTTCTCTGGGGATGAACCCTACACATCAAGATCACCCCAGAGCCAGCAGCAACAACCTCATGGTAGACACAGTGGACACACCTGCAACCAACAGATTCTTG AAATCCCGTGCACCTCTGAAGGAGATCCGAAAGGAACCAAAGTTTAGCTGCCCAGTCTGCATGAATGAGCTGGTTGATGCGTCATCCACCATCTGTGGCCACATCTTCTGCCAGAAGTGCATCCAGGCCTCCATCCAGGCTCAGAGCAAGTGTCCGACCTGCCGTAGGACGCTAACTATGAACAGTTTCCACCGCGTCTACCTCCCGACGATGGACTGA
- the LOC123063089 gene encoding probable histone acetyltransferase HAC-like 1 isoform X2: MDARQTAQVNQVVGAVGMPPPQSQTQDAWVDPQFVMMRSSIRDKIFEYIGRKQTSADWRRRLPELARRLEEILFRKYPSKAEYYNMMKQQIEPHLQFAIKQLSAQNQQRQQNQQLSRQIASSPGYGTMILTPGITQGASETSRMSYVTGNIGPSSSGAGEAPDQHVNTLLSLGMNPTHQDHPRASSNNLMVDTVDTPATNRFLKSRAPLKEIRKEPKFSCPVCMNELVDASSTICGHIFCQKCIQASIQAQSKCPTCRRTLTMNSFHRVYLPTMD, translated from the exons ATGGACGCGCGTCAGACTGCGCAGGTGAATCAGGTCGTCGGCGCCGTCGGGATGCCGCCGCCGCAAAGCCAGACGCAGGACGCGTGGGTCGATCCCCAGTTCGTTATGATGCGCAGCAGCATCCGAGACAAGAT ATTCGAGTATATAGGAAGGAAGCAAACCTCGGCTGATTGGCGGAGGAGGTTACCCGAGCTCGCGAGGAGGCTTGAGGAAATCTTGTTTAGAAAATACCCAAGCAAG GCGGAGTACTACAATATGATGAAGCAGCAAATTGAGCCGCACTTGCAGTTTGCTATCAAGCAGTTGAGTGCTCAGAACCAACAACGACAACAGAACCAACAATTGTCAAGACAGATAGCATCTTCCCCTGGCTATGGGACGATGATTCTGACACCTGGTATCACACAAGGCGCAAGTGAAACTTCTAGAATGTCTTATGTGACAGGCAATATTGGCCCTTCGTCATCTGGTGCAG GGGAAGCTCCTGATCAGCATGTGAACACACTGCTTTCTCTGGGGATGAACCCTACACATCAAGATCACCCCAGAGCCAGCAGCAACAACCTCATGGTAGACACAGTGGACACACCTGCAACCAACAGATTCTTG AAATCCCGTGCACCTCTGAAGGAGATCCGAAAGGAACCAAAGTTTAGCTGCCCAGTCTGCATGAATGAGCTGGTTGATGCGTCATCCACCATCTGTGGCCACATCTTCTGCCAGAAGTGCATCCAGGCCTCCATCCAGGCTCAGAGCAAGTGTCCGACCTGCCGTAGGACGCTAACTATGAACAGTTTCCACCGCGTCTACCTCCCGACGATGGACTGA